A portion of the Natrinema salaciae genome contains these proteins:
- the ncsA gene encoding tRNA 2-thiolation protein NcsA — MDCNRCGEQAVMHAAYSGAHLCADHFRESVEKRVRRRVRRDDLVPHDATPENPQTWVIGLSGGKDSVVLTQILHDTFAEDPRIELVGLTIHEGIEGYRDESVEACVELTDDLDIRHELVTYEDEFGVRMDDVVEDDPENMAACAYCGVFRRDLLSNYADELEADLLLTGHNLDDEAQTALMNFLEGDVEQVAKHFDASLGPLSEREEQNEFVPRAKPLRDVPEKEVALYAHINDLPAHITECPHASEAYRGEIQQLLYDLEENHPGTRHSILSGYEELAGIAAETYAGDDGADLRECVECGSTTTREVCRKCSLLESLV; from the coding sequence ATGGACTGTAACCGCTGCGGCGAGCAGGCGGTCATGCACGCCGCCTACTCCGGGGCACACCTCTGTGCGGATCACTTCCGCGAATCGGTCGAGAAGCGGGTGCGCCGCCGGGTCCGACGGGACGATCTCGTTCCCCACGACGCGACACCCGAGAACCCCCAGACCTGGGTGATCGGACTCTCCGGCGGGAAAGACAGCGTCGTCCTCACGCAGATCCTCCACGACACCTTCGCCGAGGACCCCCGCATCGAACTCGTCGGGCTGACGATTCACGAGGGGATCGAGGGCTACCGGGACGAGTCCGTCGAGGCGTGCGTCGAACTCACCGACGACCTCGATATCCGCCACGAACTCGTCACCTACGAGGACGAGTTCGGCGTTCGGATGGACGACGTCGTCGAGGACGATCCCGAGAACATGGCCGCCTGCGCCTACTGTGGCGTCTTCCGGCGCGACCTCCTCTCGAACTACGCCGACGAGCTCGAGGCCGATCTCCTCCTGACGGGCCACAATCTCGACGACGAGGCCCAGACCGCGCTCATGAACTTCCTCGAGGGGGACGTCGAACAGGTCGCGAAACACTTCGACGCCAGCCTCGGCCCGCTCTCGGAGCGCGAGGAGCAGAACGAATTCGTTCCCCGCGCAAAACCGCTTCGCGACGTTCCCGAGAAAGAGGTCGCGCTCTATGCCCACATCAACGATCTGCCGGCCCACATCACCGAGTGCCCCCACGCCAGCGAGGCCTACCGCGGCGAGATCCAGCAGCTCCTCTACGACCTGGAGGAGAACCACCCCGGCACTCGCCACTCGATCCTCTCGGGGTACGAGGAACTCGCGGGAATTGCCGCCGAGACGTACGCCGGCGACGACGGGGCCGACCTCCGGGAGTGCGTCGAGTGCGGCTCGACGACGACGCGCGAGGTCTGTCGCAAGTGTTCGCTGCTCGAGTCGCTGGTCTGA
- a CDS encoding alpha/beta fold hydrolase, protein MRHRIFNEDGDEELVFVMGWGNRWTHENVSWLIGTLTEAGYRVHAFELPTNIDDFKADWLEPIAEYVLDFDGYQLLAHSAGALVAQALDGADNHVYLSPWWGYGEGLPEPVLDGMSKIPTTFPCLPVSGLDREALGERATDHQLATTPSWVSPAFVRETRRAQDELLTIDHDAVVFCSLRDPVVNLRPIGERVPAEHVVLYNGGHELFSSAGRDRYVDLLLTALEEGSSAVEERARVTV, encoded by the coding sequence ATGCGACACCGGATCTTCAACGAGGACGGCGACGAAGAGCTCGTCTTCGTCATGGGCTGGGGCAACCGCTGGACCCACGAGAACGTCAGCTGGCTCATCGGGACGTTGACCGAGGCCGGCTACCGAGTCCACGCGTTCGAACTCCCCACCAACATCGACGACTTCAAAGCCGACTGGCTCGAGCCGATCGCCGAGTACGTCCTCGACTTCGACGGGTACCAGCTGCTGGCTCACAGCGCCGGCGCGCTCGTCGCACAGGCCCTGGACGGCGCGGACAACCACGTCTACCTGAGTCCGTGGTGGGGATACGGTGAGGGACTCCCCGAGCCCGTGCTGGACGGGATGTCGAAGATTCCGACCACGTTCCCGTGTCTGCCGGTCAGCGGGCTCGACAGGGAGGCGCTGGGCGAGCGGGCGACCGATCACCAGCTCGCGACGACCCCCTCGTGGGTCTCGCCCGCGTTCGTCCGAGAGACGCGCCGCGCGCAGGACGAGCTGTTGACGATCGACCACGACGCGGTCGTCTTCTGCTCGCTGCGCGATCCCGTCGTGAATCTCCGACCGATCGGCGAGCGGGTTCCCGCCGAACACGTCGTCCTCTACAACGGTGGCCACGAACTGTTCTCCTCCGCCGGCCGGGATCGGTACGTCGACCTCCTGCTGACCGCCCTCGAGGAGGGCTCCAGTGCCGTCGAAGAGCGAGCGCGGGTCACCGTCTGA
- a CDS encoding DUF7095 family protein, producing MSGFDRSDAVDRLERLVETVATDRMPVPVREVWAFGDVALGLDPVERLDVYVTKDILLRDDSESAPASAGGAASDADPEAEFRESHGIEGVGKSVRADWARDHPAFLRANRNGHAAPEQCLAAHLLEDDEPVHLEVCNSPFEDNVTQRLRGARLREDYTQLLDPRGVCLWAEGTRSDEAFRKLRESDLALPTLSAALEMLGMDADEAETAARELHAWREQQDGVTVRGDVV from the coding sequence ATGAGTGGATTTGACCGCAGTGACGCGGTCGACCGCCTCGAGCGGCTGGTCGAGACCGTCGCGACCGACCGGATGCCGGTTCCCGTCCGGGAAGTGTGGGCGTTCGGCGACGTGGCGCTCGGCCTCGATCCGGTCGAGCGACTGGACGTCTACGTGACCAAGGACATCCTGCTGCGCGACGACAGCGAGTCCGCGCCCGCGAGCGCCGGCGGAGCGGCGTCGGACGCGGACCCCGAGGCCGAGTTCCGCGAGTCCCACGGCATCGAGGGCGTCGGCAAATCGGTCCGGGCCGACTGGGCGCGCGACCACCCGGCGTTCCTCCGGGCGAACAGGAACGGTCACGCCGCGCCCGAGCAGTGTCTCGCCGCCCACCTCCTCGAGGACGACGAACCGGTCCACCTCGAGGTCTGTAACTCCCCGTTCGAGGACAACGTCACCCAGCGGCTGCGCGGCGCGCGACTGCGCGAGGATTACACTCAGTTGCTCGATCCACGGGGGGTCTGTCTCTGGGCCGAGGGCACCAGGAGCGACGAGGCGTTCCGAAAACTCCGCGAGAGCGACCTGGCGCTGCCGACGCTGTCCGCCGCCCTCGAGATGCTCGGCATGGATGCGGACGAGGCCGAGACGGCCGCTCGAGAACTCCACGCCTGGCGCGAGCAACAAGACGGCGTGACCGTCCGCGGCGACGTCGTGTGA
- a CDS encoding DUF7344 domain-containing protein — protein MSDRDAEDDVEPVPIDPSFDALNDPYRRSICRYAMRTTADTATHEELVDYVVDRAPETAAADPDRREIATELRHVHLPKLDEAGLIEHDRQRGVVHVDRATTATYLERVRETVADLQETPIDR, from the coding sequence ATGAGCGACCGGGACGCGGAGGACGATGTGGAACCCGTACCGATCGATCCGTCGTTCGACGCGTTGAACGATCCGTACCGGCGGTCGATCTGTCGGTACGCGATGCGAACGACGGCCGACACCGCTACGCACGAGGAGCTCGTCGACTACGTCGTCGATCGAGCGCCGGAGACGGCCGCGGCGGACCCCGATCGTCGGGAGATCGCAACGGAACTCCGCCACGTGCACCTCCCGAAACTGGACGAAGCCGGACTGATCGAACACGATCGGCAGCGCGGCGTCGTCCACGTCGACCGGGCGACGACCGCGACGTATCTCGAGCGGGTTCGGGAGACGGTCGCGGACTTACAGGAGACGCCGATCGACCGGTAA